The Edaphobacter sp. 12200R-103 genome contains a region encoding:
- a CDS encoding ferritin-like domain-containing protein, with translation MKIFSANIEDLRTLYISNLKKALDMEQKITDALPKMIDKSTDPQLATAFRDHLRQTEGHVASVEGLLRRITGDADTITCKAISGLITEAEDSIKDASDSSIRDITLIACGQQVEHHEIAVYGTLRTWANILGLTEDARVLDSILSEEKQADVLFSSISDGVNLQAAA, from the coding sequence ATGAAGATTTTCTCAGCCAACATTGAGGATCTACGCACTCTCTACATCTCCAATCTGAAGAAGGCGCTCGATATGGAGCAGAAGATCACCGATGCCCTGCCGAAGATGATCGACAAATCCACCGATCCCCAGCTCGCAACCGCCTTTCGCGATCACCTGCGCCAAACGGAGGGCCACGTTGCCAGCGTCGAGGGACTCCTGCGGAGGATCACCGGCGACGCCGACACCATAACCTGTAAGGCCATCAGCGGCCTCATCACCGAAGCGGAAGACAGCATTAAAGATGCGTCCGATAGCAGCATTCGCGACATCACCCTGATCGCCTGCGGCCAGCAGGTGGAACATCACGAGATCGCCGTCTACGGGACCCTGCGCACCTGGGCCAACATCCTTGGTCTTACGGAAGACGCCCGGGTTCTCGATTCGATCCTCAGCGAGGAGAAACAGGCTGACGTGCTGTTCAGCTCCATCTCCGACGGCGTCAATCTTCAGGCCGCCGCCTGA
- a CDS encoding M28 family metallopeptidase has translation MRSALLFLLFSAALVCPGQTRQVFGFRDFSKQAKWDAAFLPVPDAKLAGEHLKILTAKPHWASSQEDYATALYVEQKFKDAGLETKIVPYRVLLNRPVEINIEAFNSNGEKLMSGPSPEHVDPQRYGGDPFQDQPDILPAFNGSSPSADITANVVYANYGTQEDFKKLARMGVSVKGKIVLVRYGANFRGVKVYLAQQHGANGVLIYSDPSDDGYFRGDVYPKGPFRPESGVQRGSVQFLPIYPGDPETSGIASTPDLPDSRRIHGNGPQGNKPSIPSNPLSFKDAAPILKALDGPVSPRGWQGALPFTYHLGGTGKVKVHMHLEHDARIRTIWNVIGTIPGTDPAQKENWVIAGNHRDAWVFGAVDPNSGTAAMLEAVHGLGELLKQGWQPRRTIVIASWDAEEEGLIGSTEWVEQNAAALANAVAYFNTDVGVSGPNFKAASVPSLKQFVREVTMQVPSPKGDTVYRQWKLEQEADAGRRAAQHMQQDAHVGDLGSGSDYTPFLQHLGVPSTDIGSEGPYGVYHSVFDNYNWFTKFADPTFVYEQQQARVFGLEILHMADADVLPYDYQFYGHEIICYLEGAQKHATAAGMNLNFGPALTAAHRFEAAGGAIRFRQDAPPADTAALNRALRSAESSLLSPNGLPHRPWYKHTIYAPGEYTGYAAVVIPGVNEAVDAADSNRARLQLTELADALNRAAATLEDASK, from the coding sequence TTGCGCTCCGCACTTCTCTTCCTTCTGTTCTCTGCCGCTCTGGTTTGTCCGGGACAGACCCGGCAGGTCTTTGGATTCCGAGATTTCTCCAAGCAGGCAAAGTGGGATGCAGCCTTCCTTCCTGTGCCCGACGCAAAACTTGCCGGAGAACACCTGAAGATTCTTACGGCAAAACCACACTGGGCCAGTTCGCAAGAAGACTACGCAACAGCGTTGTACGTCGAGCAGAAGTTCAAAGACGCCGGGTTGGAGACAAAGATCGTTCCTTACCGGGTCCTGCTCAATCGTCCTGTAGAGATCAACATCGAGGCATTCAACTCCAACGGCGAAAAACTCATGTCAGGTCCCTCACCAGAGCACGTCGATCCTCAGCGCTATGGAGGTGATCCCTTCCAGGATCAGCCGGACATCCTTCCTGCCTTCAACGGGTCCTCTCCCTCGGCGGACATCACTGCCAACGTCGTCTATGCAAACTACGGCACCCAGGAAGATTTCAAGAAGTTGGCCCGCATGGGAGTCAGCGTTAAGGGCAAGATCGTCCTCGTCCGCTACGGAGCCAACTTTCGCGGCGTAAAGGTCTACCTCGCCCAGCAGCATGGAGCGAATGGCGTTCTCATCTACTCCGACCCATCTGACGATGGTTACTTTCGCGGCGACGTCTATCCCAAGGGGCCCTTCCGTCCTGAGTCGGGCGTTCAGCGCGGCTCCGTACAGTTCCTTCCCATTTATCCCGGCGATCCCGAGACTTCGGGAATCGCCTCCACTCCCGATCTTCCCGATTCCAGGCGAATTCACGGCAATGGTCCTCAGGGCAATAAGCCATCCATCCCGTCCAACCCATTGTCTTTCAAAGATGCTGCCCCAATCCTCAAAGCTCTTGACGGCCCAGTTTCGCCGCGGGGCTGGCAGGGCGCTCTTCCTTTCACCTATCACCTGGGAGGAACAGGCAAGGTCAAGGTCCACATGCACCTTGAGCACGACGCCCGGATTCGTACCATCTGGAACGTCATCGGAACGATCCCCGGTACAGATCCTGCACAAAAGGAGAACTGGGTTATCGCCGGAAACCATCGCGATGCCTGGGTCTTTGGCGCCGTCGATCCCAACTCCGGAACCGCCGCCATGCTGGAGGCTGTTCACGGCCTCGGGGAGCTTCTGAAGCAGGGTTGGCAGCCCCGGCGCACCATCGTCATCGCCTCATGGGATGCCGAGGAGGAAGGACTGATCGGCTCAACGGAGTGGGTAGAGCAGAACGCCGCTGCTCTTGCGAATGCCGTAGCTTACTTCAACACGGACGTCGGAGTCTCTGGCCCCAACTTTAAAGCCGCATCGGTGCCCTCGCTCAAGCAATTCGTCCGCGAAGTCACCATGCAGGTTCCCTCGCCGAAGGGCGACACCGTCTACCGCCAGTGGAAACTGGAGCAGGAAGCCGACGCAGGGCGGCGCGCAGCTCAGCACATGCAGCAGGATGCCCACGTGGGCGACCTCGGCTCCGGCTCCGACTACACGCCCTTCCTGCAGCATCTGGGCGTGCCATCGACCGATATCGGCTCCGAGGGGCCATACGGCGTGTACCATTCCGTCTTCGATAACTACAACTGGTTTACGAAGTTTGCCGATCCCACCTTCGTCTACGAACAGCAGCAGGCACGCGTCTTTGGGCTGGAGATCCTCCATATGGCCGACGCTGACGTGCTGCCCTACGATTACCAGTTCTACGGGCATGAAATCATCTGCTACCTCGAAGGCGCGCAGAAACATGCCACGGCAGCCGGCATGAATCTCAACTTCGGTCCAGCCCTTACTGCCGCTCACAGATTTGAGGCGGCTGGCGGCGCAATCCGCTTCCGGCAGGACGCTCCTCCAGCCGATACAGCAGCTCTCAACCGAGCTCTGCGAAGCGCTGAGTCCTCCCTGCTTTCGCCCAACGGATTGCCTCATCGCCCCTGGTACAAACACACCATCTATGCTCCGGGTGAGTACACCGGATACGCCGCTGTCGTTATCCCAGGCGTTAATGAAGCTGTCGATGCCGCTGACAGCAATCGCGCCAGATTGCAGTTGACGGAGCTGGCCGATGCCTTGAATCGGGCGGCGGCAACTCTCGAAGATGCCTCTAAGTAG
- a CDS encoding PadR family transcriptional regulator: MGDAKLDLLQGTLDLMVLQTLAAMGEMHGYGIARRIEQVSGDEVLLNQGTIYAALVRLQQRGWIEAEWGASDNNRRAKFYSITTRGRKQLADDTEYWRRLANVMGRVLAMGEGRAEP; the protein is encoded by the coding sequence ATGGGAGACGCGAAGCTGGACCTTTTGCAGGGAACTCTGGATCTGATGGTGCTGCAGACCTTAGCGGCCATGGGCGAGATGCATGGCTATGGGATTGCGCGGCGGATCGAGCAGGTAAGCGGCGATGAGGTGCTACTGAACCAGGGCACGATCTACGCCGCTCTGGTGCGGCTGCAGCAGCGGGGCTGGATCGAGGCCGAGTGGGGAGCTTCGGACAACAACCGCCGGGCGAAGTTCTATTCGATTACCACGCGGGGCCGAAAGCAGCTGGCCGATGACACCGAATACTGGCGCCGGCTGGCGAACGTGATGGGCCGCGTGCTGGCGATGGGAGAAGGGAGGGCGGAGCCATGA
- a CDS encoding permease, with protein sequence MVLLSLGVSVLLSHFPDNHATLLLIFPTLAAIAGTIDHLRCVRTPWNLYHGGVLLMLYMDLMALSMILFFLLYPYALWLTHST encoded by the coding sequence TTGGTTCTCCTCAGCCTCGGGGTCTCGGTCCTGCTCTCTCACTTCCCGGATAACCATGCGACTCTCCTGCTGATCTTTCCTACCCTTGCCGCCATCGCGGGGACGATCGACCATCTCCGTTGTGTAAGAACGCCCTGGAACCTTTATCACGGTGGCGTTCTGCTGATGCTCTACATGGATCTGATGGCGCTCAGCATGATCCTCTTCTTCCTTCTTTACCCGTATGCTCTCTGGTTAACACACTCCACGTAA
- a CDS encoding ABC transporter permease has product MRNPGRESWTDALRRVGARLAAFFYKGAMDRELEEEVATHIAMATEENIRSGMSPEEARRRALVRFGGVEQAKERQRESRGLPWLDTVMQDLRYAVRTLGREKAFAAVAILILALGIGANVVVFSVVNTILLRPLPFYQPDRLVWIAPEHSNGLSDMTYSVDAYEDLRSMNRSYEDVTGYFAFSTPDNYKLTGHGDPKPLTGIMVAGNFFHVLGVEPALGRLFTQDESRKGGPAAVLLAYPFWQTQFGGDRSIVGKAITLDNHPATVVGVLPESFDFGAAFSPGSKVDILTPVMMDEIRYEGNTLALIGRLKPGVTVQQARAEAKTLFPQFYWGKKYPDSKGNYTGWPVMLKDYVSGKLRRSLVVLWCAVGLILLIVCVNLSNLLLARAAARSKEFAVRSALGAGRGRLIRQLLTESLVLAAAGAVLGLGIAYALLRYLAHQGSIALPLLNNVRLDMTSLLWTLAITVSTAILFGLLPGIRASRANVQEALKDGGHGATEGRKHETMRTVLVVSEVALACVLMIGAGLLLRSFLKVLDVDLGFQPATAAAMKLDFDDGNNTDRRSAILQNVARRVSAIPGIDAVGFSDNLPLDRNRGWGGPRVKGKTYKPGEVPGAFVYIVAPGYMKAMGMRLRGRDFAWSDNDKSEGVIILNRKAAKGLWPDEDPIGKIAVLGKKDVRVIGVIDDVRDTNIEGQTGWQMYLPMTESDWGPDGAYLVVRTKLPPAQLSGTVLRTLREINPNQPSVEFRTMQGIVDHATSPREFFVLLVGTFAGLGLLLASLGIYGVISYSVTRRTQEIGIRMALGASPGNVQMGVIKKTLQMAALGISVGAVLSIAAAQLIATLLFGTTPTDPPTFGVMLVLLTVVALLAGYLPARRASRINPMVALRNE; this is encoded by the coding sequence ATGAGGAACCCGGGGCGGGAGTCGTGGACGGATGCGCTGCGCCGGGTAGGAGCGCGGTTGGCTGCCTTCTTCTATAAAGGCGCGATGGATCGCGAACTTGAGGAGGAGGTCGCGACGCATATCGCGATGGCAACGGAGGAGAACATTCGGAGCGGGATGAGCCCGGAAGAGGCTCGGAGGAGGGCGCTGGTGAGATTTGGCGGAGTGGAGCAGGCGAAGGAGCGGCAGAGGGAGTCGCGCGGGCTGCCGTGGCTGGATACGGTGATGCAGGATTTGCGCTATGCGGTGCGGACGCTGGGGCGGGAGAAGGCCTTTGCGGCGGTTGCCATTCTGATTCTGGCTCTTGGGATTGGCGCGAATGTGGTGGTGTTCAGCGTGGTGAACACGATTCTGCTGAGGCCGCTGCCGTTCTATCAGCCGGACCGGCTGGTGTGGATCGCGCCAGAGCATTCGAACGGGCTATCGGACATGACCTATTCGGTGGATGCATACGAGGACCTGCGGTCCATGAACCGGTCGTACGAGGACGTGACGGGGTACTTTGCGTTCTCGACGCCGGACAACTACAAGCTGACCGGGCATGGAGATCCGAAGCCGCTGACAGGGATCATGGTCGCGGGGAACTTCTTCCATGTGCTGGGAGTTGAGCCGGCGCTGGGGCGGTTGTTTACGCAGGATGAGTCAAGGAAGGGCGGCCCGGCGGCGGTTCTGCTGGCGTATCCCTTCTGGCAGACGCAGTTCGGCGGCGATCGGTCGATTGTTGGAAAGGCGATCACGCTCGATAACCATCCGGCGACGGTGGTCGGGGTGCTGCCGGAGAGCTTTGACTTTGGTGCGGCGTTTTCGCCGGGGTCGAAGGTGGACATTCTTACACCGGTCATGATGGACGAGATCCGGTATGAAGGAAATACCCTTGCGCTCATCGGCAGGCTGAAGCCTGGTGTGACGGTGCAGCAGGCGCGGGCTGAGGCGAAGACGTTGTTCCCGCAGTTCTATTGGGGCAAGAAATATCCCGATTCGAAGGGTAACTACACCGGTTGGCCGGTGATGCTGAAGGATTACGTCAGCGGGAAGCTGCGGCGATCCCTTGTGGTGTTGTGGTGCGCGGTTGGGCTGATTCTGCTGATTGTGTGCGTGAACCTCTCGAACCTTCTTCTGGCACGCGCGGCGGCGCGGAGCAAGGAGTTTGCGGTCCGCAGCGCACTGGGTGCAGGACGAGGGAGATTGATTCGACAGTTGCTGACAGAGAGTCTCGTCCTGGCGGCTGCCGGGGCTGTTCTCGGGCTGGGGATCGCGTATGCGCTGTTGCGCTATCTCGCGCATCAGGGCTCGATTGCACTGCCGCTGCTGAATAATGTGCGGCTGGATATGACGTCGCTGCTGTGGACCTTGGCAATCACGGTATCGACGGCCATTCTTTTTGGGTTGCTGCCGGGAATCAGGGCCTCGCGGGCGAATGTCCAGGAGGCTCTGAAAGACGGTGGCCATGGAGCGACGGAGGGCCGGAAGCATGAGACGATGCGCACGGTCCTGGTGGTCTCGGAGGTGGCGCTGGCGTGCGTGCTGATGATAGGAGCGGGACTGTTGCTGCGCAGCTTTTTGAAGGTGCTGGATGTCGATCTCGGGTTCCAGCCGGCGACAGCAGCGGCGATGAAGCTGGACTTTGACGATGGTAATAACACCGATCGGCGCAGCGCGATCCTGCAGAATGTCGCCCGACGCGTGAGCGCCATTCCTGGCATCGATGCTGTGGGGTTTTCGGACAATCTGCCGCTCGATCGCAACCGGGGCTGGGGAGGCCCGCGTGTGAAGGGCAAGACCTATAAGCCCGGCGAGGTTCCGGGAGCGTTCGTCTACATCGTGGCACCGGGATACATGAAGGCGATGGGGATGCGGCTGCGTGGGCGGGACTTCGCGTGGTCCGATAACGATAAGAGTGAAGGGGTCATCATCCTGAACCGGAAGGCGGCGAAGGGGCTGTGGCCGGATGAAGATCCTATTGGGAAGATCGCCGTTCTGGGCAAGAAGGACGTTCGCGTGATCGGCGTGATCGATGATGTGCGCGATACCAACATCGAAGGGCAGACCGGCTGGCAGATGTACCTGCCTATGACCGAGAGCGACTGGGGCCCGGACGGAGCCTACCTGGTGGTGCGGACGAAGCTGCCTCCGGCGCAGCTTTCCGGAACGGTCTTACGAACGCTGCGGGAGATCAACCCCAACCAGCCTTCGGTTGAGTTCCGCACGATGCAGGGCATTGTGGATCATGCCACGTCGCCGCGGGAGTTTTTCGTTCTGCTGGTGGGAACGTTTGCGGGACTGGGGCTGCTGTTGGCGTCGCTGGGAATCTATGGCGTGATCTCGTACTCGGTGACGCGAAGAACGCAGGAGATTGGAATCCGCATGGCGCTGGGGGCGTCGCCCGGTAACGTGCAGATGGGGGTGATCAAGAAGACATTACAGATGGCTGCGTTGGGAATCTCAGTCGGCGCTGTACTTTCAATCGCCGCAGCACAGTTGATTGCGACCCTTTTGTTTGGCACAACGCCGACGGACCCACCGACCTTTGGGGTCATGCTGGTGCTGCTGACGGTAGTGGCTCTGCTGGCGGGGTACCTGCCGGCGCGCCGGGCATCGCGCATCAACCCCATGGTGGCGTTGCGGAACGAGTAG
- a CDS encoding glycosyltransferase family 39 protein, producing MDDQSGIAVDESSKREEGKKVPWQIFALVIGCSLLIRLFVLRMIAATPLVSDSQDYRAMALQLAGGVHFVPYWPPGLPVYLIPFLAMGLGDVALRASMLLWWTLFCWALVRLGRDLGLKDRAILLILAIFSITPAHVHFSVEPMTQIPSAALLLLAVSATVRCWKDPDWREAALLGGAAGWLALVRPSALPLLIALPALAYFGRRRLREPVIAVALGGMMILAWVGKVHQLSGQWKINNSNGVNLYYGNNPWTPLYRTWYFGSHAKPESEEIHRFPEYEKVVKEVFDLPETERGEAFQKRAVDYVLQRPDLFLLRSVNRVRCFWGFDIFTAAHLRQARPSVRRWFPVVLVLDAACYLVVAGFAFFWIAAAPGAFCRRWETWLLAGAVLFYAFPYWMSMSHPTYHFPVIAPLALLGALAYQVVCSSGERNSARGRTALAVLLLIQAEWVFFFTRT from the coding sequence ATGGATGACCAATCCGGGATTGCAGTCGACGAATCGAGCAAAAGAGAAGAAGGTAAGAAAGTTCCCTGGCAGATATTTGCCCTGGTTATTGGATGCAGTCTTCTGATCCGGCTATTTGTGCTACGGATGATAGCGGCAACGCCGCTGGTCTCGGACTCGCAGGACTATCGCGCGATGGCGCTCCAACTGGCAGGAGGCGTCCATTTTGTGCCGTACTGGCCGCCAGGGCTACCCGTTTACCTCATTCCATTTCTCGCGATGGGGTTGGGCGATGTGGCGCTACGGGCTTCGATGCTTCTGTGGTGGACCCTGTTCTGCTGGGCGCTGGTCCGGCTTGGCAGAGATCTGGGCCTGAAGGATCGGGCGATTCTGCTGATTCTGGCGATCTTCAGTATTACTCCAGCCCACGTTCACTTTTCCGTAGAACCGATGACACAGATACCGTCCGCCGCCCTGCTGCTGCTGGCTGTAAGCGCGACGGTCCGCTGCTGGAAAGATCCAGACTGGAGAGAAGCCGCCCTGCTGGGTGGCGCAGCCGGCTGGCTGGCACTGGTGCGACCCAGCGCGCTTCCACTGCTGATTGCGCTACCGGCTTTGGCTTATTTCGGCCGTCGCCGGCTGCGGGAGCCAGTGATCGCCGTAGCTCTTGGAGGGATGATGATCCTGGCATGGGTGGGAAAGGTCCATCAGCTCTCCGGCCAGTGGAAGATCAACAACTCTAATGGAGTCAACCTCTACTATGGAAATAATCCCTGGACGCCGCTTTATCGGACCTGGTACTTCGGTTCACATGCCAAGCCGGAGAGTGAGGAAATTCATCGTTTTCCGGAGTACGAGAAAGTCGTAAAGGAAGTTTTTGATCTACCCGAGACAGAGCGCGGAGAGGCATTTCAGAAGCGGGCTGTCGACTACGTTCTGCAACGGCCCGATCTCTTTCTGCTGCGGAGTGTGAATCGGGTGCGCTGTTTCTGGGGTTTCGACATCTTTACGGCAGCTCATTTGAGGCAGGCCCGTCCTTCGGTGCGCCGCTGGTTTCCTGTCGTTTTGGTGCTGGATGCAGCGTGCTATCTGGTGGTGGCGGGATTCGCCTTCTTTTGGATTGCGGCAGCGCCGGGGGCGTTCTGCCGAAGGTGGGAGACGTGGCTGCTTGCTGGCGCCGTGCTCTTTTATGCCTTTCCGTACTGGATGAGCATGTCGCATCCGACCTACCATTTTCCAGTGATTGCTCCACTTGCCCTGCTGGGAGCGCTGGCGTATCAGGTGGTTTGTTCGTCCGGCGAAAGGAACTCAGCCCGGGGCAGGACCGCGCTTGCCGTCCTGCTGCTGATCCAGGCAGAGTGGGTCTTCTTTTTTACCCGAACGTAG
- the mscL gene encoding large conductance mechanosensitive channel protein MscL, with protein sequence MLKGFRDFILRGNVMDLAVAVIIGAAFTAIVTALTTNIINPLLGAAVGKPNFDYLVGHINGGVIEYGKFITAIINFLLIAAVVYFFLVLPTQYLLKKFNPPVVEAPAPTKACPECLSDIPVAAQRCRFCGQPVAAV encoded by the coding sequence ATGCTGAAAGGGTTTCGCGACTTTATTCTTCGCGGCAACGTGATGGACCTGGCAGTCGCCGTCATTATCGGTGCTGCCTTTACTGCCATCGTCACCGCACTTACGACAAACATCATTAATCCTCTGCTCGGCGCCGCGGTTGGTAAACCCAACTTCGATTACCTGGTGGGCCACATCAACGGAGGAGTGATCGAGTACGGGAAGTTCATCACTGCCATCATCAACTTCCTTTTGATCGCGGCAGTCGTCTACTTCTTTCTGGTGCTTCCAACGCAGTATCTGCTGAAGAAGTTCAACCCTCCCGTAGTGGAAGCCCCTGCCCCCACGAAAGCATGTCCGGAGTGCCTCTCCGATATTCCGGTTGCGGCGCAGCGCTGCAGGTTCTGCGGCCAGCCTGTTGCTGCCGTCTAA
- the thiC gene encoding phosphomethylpyrimidine synthase ThiC → MSQMHFARKGLITEEMAFVAEREKVAAEKIRSEVAKGTMIIPANINHVELEPMCIGVESLCKINANIGNSALVSNVDEELRKLHTAVHFGADTVMDLSTGGDIPMIREAILRHSPVPIGTVPLYEALSRVKRVEDLNIDLYLEVIEEQAQQGVDYFTIHAGVLIQYIPMVSKRITGIVSRGGAIMAQWMTHHHKQNFLYENFDRITKIMAKYDVSYSLGDGLRPGSVADASDEAQFAELKTLGELTREAWKSDVQVMIEGPGHVPMDKIKEQVDKEVELCDGAPFYVLGPLVTDIAPGYDHITSAIGAAMIGWHGAAMLCYVTPKEHLGLPNEKDVKDGIIAYKIAAHSADIARHRPGARDRDDAISHARYTFDWDKQFALSLDPDTARGMHDETLPDDYYKEAAFCSMCGPKFCSMNWSSKVDEFNEREHGLKKPDLTQIVTEQMALRS, encoded by the coding sequence ATGTCGCAGATGCACTTTGCACGCAAGGGCCTGATCACCGAAGAGATGGCCTTTGTTGCCGAGCGCGAGAAGGTTGCGGCGGAGAAGATTCGCAGCGAAGTCGCGAAGGGAACGATGATCATTCCGGCCAACATCAACCATGTTGAGTTGGAGCCGATGTGTATCGGCGTCGAGTCGCTCTGCAAGATCAACGCGAATATCGGAAACTCCGCGCTGGTGTCGAACGTGGATGAGGAGCTGCGCAAGCTGCACACGGCCGTGCACTTCGGCGCCGATACCGTGATGGATCTTTCGACCGGCGGCGACATCCCGATGATCCGCGAGGCGATCCTGCGGCATAGCCCGGTGCCAATCGGCACGGTGCCGCTGTACGAGGCCCTGAGCCGGGTGAAGCGGGTCGAGGACCTGAATATCGATCTGTATCTCGAGGTCATCGAGGAGCAGGCGCAGCAGGGCGTGGATTACTTCACGATTCACGCTGGTGTGCTGATCCAGTACATCCCCATGGTTTCTAAGCGCATTACGGGCATTGTGAGCCGTGGCGGCGCCATTATGGCGCAGTGGATGACGCATCATCACAAACAGAACTTTCTGTACGAGAACTTCGATCGCATCACGAAGATCATGGCGAAGTACGACGTCAGCTACTCGCTGGGCGATGGCCTGCGTCCGGGCAGTGTTGCCGACGCGAGCGATGAGGCACAGTTCGCTGAGTTGAAGACACTGGGTGAGCTGACCCGTGAGGCATGGAAGAGCGACGTGCAGGTGATGATCGAAGGCCCCGGCCATGTGCCGATGGACAAGATCAAGGAGCAGGTCGATAAGGAAGTCGAGCTGTGCGATGGCGCTCCGTTCTATGTGCTGGGCCCGCTGGTTACCGATATTGCTCCCGGCTACGACCACATCACCTCGGCGATCGGCGCGGCGATGATCGGCTGGCATGGCGCCGCGATGCTCTGCTATGTCACTCCCAAGGAGCATCTTGGCCTGCCGAACGAGAAGGATGTGAAGGACGGCATTATTGCCTACAAGATTGCGGCTCACTCTGCCGATATCGCGCGGCATCGGCCGGGCGCGCGCGACCGCGACGACGCTATCTCGCATGCGCGCTACACCTTCGACTGGGACAAGCAGTTCGCTTTGTCGCTTGATCCGGATACGGCTCGCGGGATGCACGACGAGACGCTTCCGGATGACTACTACAAGGAAGCAGCCTTCTGCAGCATGTGCGGGCCGAAGTTCTGCTCCATGAACTGGTCGAGCAAGGTGGATGAGTTCAACGAGCGTGAGCATGGGTTGAAGAAGCCGGACCTGACACAGATCGTAACGGAGCAGATGGCGCTGCGAAGCTAA
- the mtnA gene encoding S-methyl-5-thioribose-1-phosphate isomerase produces the protein MIPTLEWLPEGVNFLDQTKLPLEETYVLATDYQQVATVIRDMIVRGAPAIGVSAAMGFALGVSQSKATDIASLNDEVAIIAKTLAETRPTAVNLFWAIDRMRAKYNALAEAGTSIPEIKAALIKEAQQMYDEDIAACKSMGAHGAALLPQQGTVLTHCNAGALATCGYGTALGVIRAAVERGHNIDVYADETRPYLQGARLTAWELLHDNIPTTVLCDNMAGSLMRQGKIQAVIVGADRIAANGDTANKIGTYSVAVLAKEHGIPFYVAAPLSTIDVNTPDGDAIPIEQRAATEVTHSNGRQMTPNGAAIQNPAFDATPAKYITAIITEHGVLQAPYEQSIKEMFQKAATGSELATA, from the coding sequence ATGATTCCCACCCTCGAATGGCTCCCTGAAGGCGTTAACTTCCTCGATCAAACCAAGCTCCCTCTCGAGGAGACCTACGTCCTCGCCACCGACTACCAGCAGGTCGCAACCGTCATCCGCGACATGATCGTCCGCGGTGCGCCGGCCATCGGAGTCTCCGCCGCGATGGGCTTCGCGCTCGGCGTCAGCCAGAGCAAGGCAACCGACATCGCCAGCCTCAACGACGAGGTCGCCATCATCGCGAAGACCCTCGCCGAGACCCGGCCCACCGCCGTCAATCTCTTCTGGGCCATCGACCGCATGCGCGCGAAGTACAACGCGCTGGCCGAAGCAGGCACCTCGATCCCTGAGATCAAGGCCGCACTCATCAAGGAAGCCCAGCAGATGTACGACGAAGACATCGCGGCCTGCAAGTCGATGGGTGCCCACGGAGCAGCCCTGCTCCCGCAGCAAGGCACCGTGCTGACCCACTGCAACGCCGGCGCTCTCGCCACCTGTGGCTACGGCACTGCCCTTGGCGTTATCCGTGCCGCTGTCGAGCGCGGCCACAACATCGACGTCTACGCCGACGAGACCCGCCCCTACCTGCAGGGCGCTCGACTCACAGCGTGGGAGCTGCTGCACGATAACATTCCGACCACGGTGCTCTGCGACAACATGGCGGGATCGCTGATGCGCCAAGGCAAGATCCAGGCCGTCATCGTCGGAGCCGACCGCATCGCCGCCAACGGTGACACAGCCAACAAGATTGGAACCTACTCGGTCGCAGTGCTCGCCAAAGAGCACGGCATCCCATTCTACGTCGCCGCCCCGCTCTCGACCATCGATGTCAACACCCCAGACGGAGACGCCATCCCCATTGAGCAGCGCGCGGCCACTGAGGTCACGCACTCAAACGGCAGGCAGATGACGCCCAACGGAGCGGCCATCCAGAACCCGGCCTTCGATGCCACTCCTGCCAAGTACATCACCGCCATCATCACCGAGCACGGCGTCCTGCAGGCTCCTTATGAGCAATCCATCAAAGAGATGTTCCAGAAGGCCGCAACGGGATCCGAACTCGCCACAGCTTAG